The Sphingorhabdus sp. Alg231-15 genome has a segment encoding these proteins:
- a CDS encoding GNAT family N-acetyltransferase: protein MSSHIVIQPVTTKAQLKSFVELAYRLNADDPHWVPPLKSEVYALLSPKKNPFFEHATVQLFLAEQGGEIVGRISAHIDHLALEQPVEQGFGPGTGSWGLLEAENGEATGALIEAAEAWLKEQGMHRIIAPISLSVWDEPGLLTTGHDHSPTVMMGHHKPEYRGWIESSGYESAKKLITYDLPILEDFPPLIERIVKSGERSSKLKLRKVDKSHFDRDAKIIMDILNDAWSDNWGFVPMTDHEIDHVGVKLKPIVYEELIMIAELEGKPVAFMMSLPDLNDRTKKMKGSLLPFNWIKLLWWLKFPTSPTMRVPLMGVVKELQNSRMASQMAFMMIEYIRREAVAKYGATRGELGWVLDDNQGMIAIADAIESKINRVYTLYEKAI, encoded by the coding sequence GTGTCCTCGCATATAGTCATTCAACCCGTCACGACCAAGGCCCAACTCAAGAGCTTTGTTGAACTGGCCTATCGTTTAAACGCGGATGATCCGCATTGGGTACCGCCGCTAAAATCCGAAGTTTATGCGCTGCTCAGCCCCAAGAAAAACCCGTTTTTTGAGCATGCGACGGTTCAGCTTTTCCTTGCCGAACAGGGCGGGGAAATCGTTGGCAGAATTAGCGCGCATATCGATCATTTGGCGCTGGAACAACCTGTTGAACAGGGTTTTGGCCCCGGTACCGGTAGCTGGGGTTTGCTCGAGGCGGAAAACGGAGAGGCTACAGGAGCGCTGATCGAAGCAGCTGAGGCATGGCTGAAAGAGCAAGGTATGCATCGCATAATCGCGCCGATAAGCCTGTCAGTATGGGATGAACCGGGCCTGCTCACTACCGGACATGATCATAGCCCAACCGTGATGATGGGACATCACAAGCCGGAATATCGGGGCTGGATTGAAAGTAGCGGTTATGAGAGCGCAAAAAAGCTTATCACTTATGATTTGCCCATCTTAGAAGATTTTCCGCCGCTGATTGAACGAATTGTGAAATCGGGAGAACGCAGCAGCAAGCTGAAACTCCGCAAAGTCGATAAATCACATTTTGACCGTGACGCAAAAATCATCATGGATATCTTAAATGATGCATGGTCGGACAATTGGGGATTTGTTCCAATGACAGATCATGAGATTGACCATGTCGGCGTCAAATTAAAGCCGATTGTATATGAAGAGCTAATCATGATTGCGGAACTGGAAGGAAAACCGGTGGCCTTCATGATGTCCCTGCCCGATCTCAATGATCGAACGAAAAAAATGAAGGGCAGTTTGCTGCCGTTTAACTGGATTAAGCTCCTTTGGTGGCTAAAATTTCCAACATCTCCGACCATGCGTGTACCGCTAATGGGGGTCGTCAAGGAATTGCAAAACAGTCGGATGGCCAGTCAGATGGCATTTATGATGATCGAATATATCCGCCGCGAAGCTGTTGCAAAATATGGCGCAACCCGCGGAGAACTGGGCTGGGTATTGGATGATAACCAAGGAATGATAGCGATTGCTGACGCCATCGAGTCCAAGATTAATCGGGTTTATACGCTATATGAAAAAGCGATCTGA
- a CDS encoding alpha/beta hydrolase: MVIVALAYSFQRSLLYFPDQTVLTEMELKDADFSAVNIAVKGSGELLSFWRAPTDQTKPVILHFHGNAGSPALRLPIYQALAQDGAGVLAVGYPGYGGNPGAPSEDAFYAAAQAHYDWLIINGHSAEKIVIAAQSLGTGVATWLASRNEAAGLILEAAYTGMDDMAQRQFPILPAKLLTKDRYRSLNRIDQVDMPLSWIHGTNDELIPFAMGQKLFDAAKEPKISHPVQGGGHNDLWMYGIDALVRKDAQRFVEIR; encoded by the coding sequence TTGGTAATTGTTGCTTTGGCTTACAGCTTTCAGCGCAGCCTGCTTTATTTCCCTGATCAAACGGTTCTGACCGAAATGGAACTGAAAGACGCAGATTTTAGCGCAGTGAATATAGCGGTGAAAGGGTCGGGCGAGCTGCTGTCCTTTTGGCGTGCACCGACCGATCAAACGAAACCTGTTATTCTTCATTTTCATGGCAATGCGGGTTCGCCGGCGTTGCGGTTGCCGATTTACCAGGCTCTGGCGCAAGATGGTGCAGGGGTGCTTGCGGTTGGCTATCCAGGCTATGGCGGAAATCCAGGAGCGCCTAGTGAAGACGCCTTTTATGCTGCAGCACAGGCCCATTATGATTGGTTGATCATCAATGGCCATAGCGCTGAAAAAATTGTGATTGCAGCCCAGTCTCTGGGTACGGGGGTTGCAACATGGTTGGCATCCCGCAACGAGGCAGCCGGTTTGATCCTGGAAGCGGCCTATACGGGCATGGATGACATGGCGCAGCGGCAATTTCCGATTTTACCGGCCAAACTGTTGACCAAGGACCGCTATCGCTCGCTGAACCGGATTGATCAGGTGGATATGCCATTAAGCTGGATCCATGGCACCAATGACGAGCTCATACCGTTCGCGATGGGACAAAAACTGTTCGATGCGGCAAAGGAACCCAAGATATCCCATCCGGTTCAAGGCGGCGGACATAATGATTTATGGATGTATGGTATCGACGCACTGGTGCGAAAGGATGCACAGCGCTTCGTTGAGATCCGTTAG
- the xth gene encoding exodeoxyribonuclease III codes for MRIASFNINGIKARLPRLLEWLEETKPDVACLQEIKSQDEGFPAAEFEKIGYGAIWHGQKSFNGVAILTRDQQPEETKRGLDGEPEDEHSRYLEANVKSTDGTSVRVASIYLPNGNPQPGPKFDFKLRWMKRLRNRAAEIWQEEIPAVLAGDYNVIPRDNDVFSVKAMENDALMQPESRQAYQRIINDGWTDALGVTYPAGKIWTYWDYRSGGWQRDQGFRIDHLLLSPLAADRLSHCGVDKDHRGREKASDHAPTWIELDI; via the coding sequence GTGAGAATAGCGAGTTTCAACATTAATGGCATAAAGGCGCGCCTGCCGCGTCTATTGGAATGGCTTGAAGAGACCAAACCCGATGTCGCATGTCTGCAGGAAATCAAAAGCCAGGATGAAGGCTTTCCGGCAGCTGAATTTGAAAAGATCGGCTATGGAGCGATCTGGCACGGGCAAAAGAGCTTTAATGGGGTGGCCATTCTAACCCGAGACCAGCAACCGGAAGAGACAAAGCGCGGTCTCGATGGTGAGCCTGAAGACGAACACAGCCGTTATCTTGAAGCCAATGTGAAGAGTACGGATGGGACTTCTGTTCGGGTGGCGAGTATCTATCTCCCTAATGGCAATCCGCAGCCAGGTCCAAAATTTGACTTCAAATTGCGTTGGATGAAGCGCCTACGCAACCGGGCCGCTGAAATCTGGCAGGAGGAAATTCCAGCAGTTCTGGCCGGCGATTATAATGTTATTCCGCGCGATAATGATGTGTTCTCGGTCAAAGCGATGGAAAATGACGCACTGATGCAGCCGGAAAGTCGGCAAGCTTATCAGCGCATAATCAATGATGGCTGGACCGATGCGCTGGGCGTGACCTATCCCGCAGGCAAGATCTGGACTTATTGGGATTATCGCAGCGGTGGTTGGCAGCGCGATCAGGGTTTCCGGATCGATCATCTGCTGCTGAGTCCACTTGCCGCTGACCGGCTTAGCCATTGCGGTGTCGATAAGGACCACCGTGGGCGGGAAAAAGCCAGCGACCATGCACCAACATGGATTGAACTCGATATCTGA
- the erpA gene encoding iron-sulfur cluster insertion protein ErpA has product MTQTADQKSEQDIILTPNAAKRVAAIAEKQEKPAILRLAVEGGGCSGFQYRFGLAEEIESDDIAVNESGVTLVVDEISLDLVRGSAVDFVESLGGSAFQVTNPNAASGCGCGSSFSV; this is encoded by the coding sequence ATGACCCAGACAGCCGATCAAAAATCCGAACAGGATATCATTCTGACGCCTAATGCTGCGAAACGTGTGGCGGCTATTGCTGAAAAGCAGGAAAAGCCGGCAATCTTGCGCTTGGCGGTTGAAGGTGGCGGATGTTCAGGGTTTCAGTATCGCTTTGGCCTGGCCGAAGAGATTGAGTCCGATGATATTGCGGTCAACGAATCTGGAGTGACTTTGGTGGTTGATGAGATCAGTTTGGATCTGGTGCGCGGTAGCGCCGTCGATTTTGTGGAGTCGCTTGGCGGAAGCGCGTTTCAAGTGACCAATCCCAACGCGGCGTCCGGCTGTGGTTGCGGTTCCAGCTTCTCTGTCTGA
- a CDS encoding M23 family metallopeptidase has translation MSKITAVAIFGSAMSFSTTAMAAEAEDADASLPVDVLKNKSSGSENVLGEADPAFRLLFNKWSGQGKKTPVKLTIPSRKPVDSYRLTSSYGFRSDPFKGRRARHKGIDMAGPVGTPIYATADGIVGRSQWVRGYGNYIEINHGNEIQTRYGHMSRLNVKANARVKSGDLIGFMGSTGRSTGSHLHYEVRIAGEAVNPVPFMQSNDFLLAQKATPGVALGGPAE, from the coding sequence GTGAGCAAAATCACAGCAGTTGCGATCTTCGGATCAGCAATGAGTTTTTCCACCACAGCGATGGCTGCCGAAGCAGAGGATGCGGATGCTAGCCTTCCGGTCGATGTTTTGAAAAACAAGTCATCCGGTTCTGAAAACGTATTGGGTGAGGCTGATCCCGCTTTCCGGCTTCTGTTCAACAAATGGTCCGGACAGGGAAAGAAAACACCTGTTAAGCTAACCATTCCATCCCGCAAGCCAGTAGATTCCTATAGATTGACGAGTTCTTACGGTTTTCGGTCTGATCCATTCAAAGGCCGCCGCGCTCGCCATAAAGGTATCGATATGGCCGGTCCTGTAGGAACACCTATTTATGCAACAGCCGATGGTATCGTAGGCCGCTCGCAATGGGTTCGTGGCTATGGCAATTATATTGAAATCAATCACGGTAACGAGATCCAGACCCGTTACGGACATATGTCCCGCCTTAATGTCAAAGCCAACGCACGCGTCAAAAGCGGCGATTTGATAGGATTCATGGGCTCGACCGGCCGTTCGACGGGAAGCCATCTTCACTATGAAGTGCGCATTGCTGGCGAAGCGGTAAACCCGGTTCCATTCATGCAATCCAACGATTTTCTGCTGGCGCAAAAAGCAACACCCGGCGTTGCTCTTGGTGGACCGGCTGAATAG
- a CDS encoding ferritin-like domain-containing protein yields the protein MTSDPAAKVMAARQAAREWRKGRLNQDFSVSMPDVPARPSRPELLRPGQMPRRGKGTSVTKRIALIHALAHIEFVAIDLAFDMIGRFGAEFPAEFADDWFRVGAEEAMHFVLLDRRLREMGSFYGDLPAHDGLWDTAKETAYNASARLAIVPMVLEARGLDITLDTVERFKAQGDMLTAKVLNRIYHDEINHVFFGTKWFEYYCEREKTDPHHHWKNLVKSHFRGGLKPPFNDSARHAAGLTQEYYLGIE from the coding sequence ATGACCTCCGATCCTGCGGCGAAGGTCATGGCGGCGCGGCAAGCTGCCAGAGAATGGCGCAAGGGTAGGTTGAACCAGGATTTTAGCGTCTCAATGCCCGATGTTCCGGCCCGACCTAGTCGGCCTGAACTCCTTCGACCTGGTCAGATGCCCCGGCGAGGCAAAGGGACATCGGTGACGAAACGTATCGCGTTAATCCACGCCTTGGCCCATATTGAATTTGTCGCAATCGACCTGGCTTTCGATATGATCGGGCGATTTGGAGCCGAGTTTCCAGCTGAATTTGCCGACGACTGGTTCCGTGTTGGAGCCGAAGAAGCGATGCATTTCGTGCTTTTGGATCGTAGGCTGCGGGAAATGGGCAGTTTTTATGGCGATCTGCCAGCTCATGACGGCCTTTGGGATACTGCAAAAGAGACGGCCTACAATGCCTCTGCGAGGCTGGCGATTGTCCCGATGGTACTTGAAGCACGGGGGCTGGATATCACACTTGATACGGTTGAGCGCTTCAAGGCTCAGGGTGATATGCTCACGGCGAAGGTGCTGAACCGTATCTATCATGACGAGATAAATCACGTGTTTTTCGGCACGAAATGGTTCGAATATTACTGTGAAAGGGAAAAAACAGACCCCCATCACCACTGGAAAAATCTTGTAAAATCTCACTTTAGAGGCGGGTTAAAGCCTCCATTTAACGACTCAGCCCGCCATGCAGCCGGTTTAACTCAGGAATATTATCTTGGTATTGAATAA
- a CDS encoding redoxin domain-containing protein, translating to MIEVGEQMPDMDLTAPDGGSVKLSDYHGKKLVLFFYPKASTPGCTTESKDFSALLPEFEKAGAAVLGMSADSPKRQQNFINKQELTVDIASDESTVFLEKIGVWAEKKMYGKTYMGIIRSTFLIGPDGKVLQSWPKVKVKGHAEEVLAAVQAA from the coding sequence ATGATAGAAGTTGGTGAGCAGATGCCGGATATGGATTTGACTGCACCCGATGGCGGCTCGGTGAAACTTTCCGACTATCATGGCAAGAAGCTGGTGCTGTTTTTCTATCCCAAGGCGAGCACACCGGGATGCACGACGGAGTCCAAAGACTTTTCTGCTTTGTTGCCGGAGTTCGAAAAAGCTGGTGCTGCAGTGCTGGGCATGTCCGCAGACAGCCCAAAGCGTCAGCAGAATTTTATCAACAAACAAGAGCTGACGGTCGATATTGCTTCGGATGAAAGCACTGTTTTTCTAGAGAAGATCGGCGTCTGGGCGGAAAAGAAAATGTACGGCAAAACCTATATGGGCATCATTCGTTCAACCTTTCTGATTGGGCCGGACGGAAAGGTTTTGCAGTCTTGGCCAAAAGTAAAGGTCAAAGGGCATGCTGAAGAGGTGCTCGCTGCGGTGCAGGCTGCTTAA
- a CDS encoding bifunctional [glutamine synthetase] adenylyltransferase/[glutamine synthetase]-adenylyl-L-tyrosine phosphorylase, with product MINGLPEPTSLKDAIKRAQDHAPYLCMAMEVQPELTALLDEKDLNTALAFVREAGADAENVRQRLRREKRALALALAIGDLAGQLSLTDVVTQLSDFADRSLDEALADIYATRYPDADPAGFAVIGLGKHGSRELNYSSDIDPIFIYDPEKIPMRGREEPSDAARRIGQQLVDALNTRDADGYVFRVDMRLRPSPEVSPVALPVEAAISYYESSALAWEQAAFIRSRFAAGDADLGRYFLETINPFIWRRSLDYGAIRNIGAVSVQIRDHYTAGQKFGPGYDLKRGRGGIREAEFYAQMHQLIFGGREPTLRVPATREALKALVDAGRINPDKASTLSESYEFYRIIEHRLQMVNDQQTHSLPDDEAGLDRVAKLHGLNKGADLLALLEPRVEAVGAIYDELIDSDESITLPQADQALVVALEKRGVVQTGVFIEKIKRWRSGKVTALRSPAAVESFEAVLPDMIEAIAGSPDPQQALVRLDSLIDKLPTAINFFRMLEARPGLREMLSRILSHAPVLADELSRRTELFEGLIDTTALDLPPSVDELAEQFARREDGDDYQMLLDRVRARVGEKRFALGAQLIESRHDPLAIAAGYARVAEASIRVLTDATISEFEEVHGRIQGSEMIVLALGRLGGEALTHASDLDLIFLFTGDHSVESDGRRPLGGTQYFNRLAQRIVAALSVPTAAGPLYEVDTRLRPSGTQGPMAVTIESFYKYQQENAWTWEHMALTRARPVYGSTNACDQLQDQIITILQKEREPETLRKAVRKMRLDIVEHKPPKGPLDTKLMEGGLVDWEFIIHFLQLKTGDALHPQLGLAARGLAGGGHLNENMIAAHELMTRLLVALRLMSPTCDYPPDSSRELIAKSAGQENWDALLNGYDAARQCVIEEWNRHLRPDPHEILGDII from the coding sequence ATGATCAACGGTCTGCCTGAACCGACCAGCCTGAAAGACGCTATCAAGCGCGCGCAAGACCATGCGCCTTATCTGTGCATGGCCATGGAGGTTCAACCGGAACTCACGGCTTTGCTTGATGAAAAAGATTTAAATACCGCTTTGGCATTTGTGCGGGAGGCTGGCGCGGATGCCGAGAATGTTCGCCAACGACTGAGGCGAGAGAAGCGGGCGCTGGCGCTGGCGCTGGCGATTGGTGATCTGGCGGGACAGTTGAGTTTGACCGATGTCGTTACGCAGCTGTCCGATTTTGCTGACCGATCACTGGATGAAGCCTTGGCCGATATCTATGCAACGCGCTATCCGGATGCTGATCCCGCTGGCTTCGCAGTTATCGGCCTGGGAAAACATGGCAGTCGGGAACTAAACTATTCTTCCGATATCGATCCGATTTTCATCTATGATCCCGAGAAGATCCCCATGCGTGGGCGTGAAGAACCGAGCGATGCAGCGCGGCGGATTGGTCAGCAACTCGTTGATGCTCTGAACACGCGGGATGCCGATGGTTATGTTTTTCGTGTCGATATGCGGTTGCGGCCATCGCCGGAAGTCAGTCCTGTGGCCTTGCCCGTAGAAGCTGCAATCAGCTATTATGAATCCAGTGCGCTTGCATGGGAGCAGGCGGCGTTTATCCGATCCCGCTTTGCGGCGGGTGATGCTGATCTGGGCCGCTATTTTCTTGAGACAATCAACCCGTTCATCTGGCGGCGTTCTCTGGACTATGGAGCCATTCGTAATATTGGCGCGGTATCGGTTCAAATACGCGATCATTATACTGCGGGTCAGAAATTCGGGCCTGGGTACGATTTAAAGCGCGGACGGGGCGGTATCCGGGAGGCTGAATTTTACGCACAAATGCACCAGCTTATCTTTGGCGGACGCGAGCCCACACTGCGGGTGCCAGCGACGCGAGAGGCATTAAAGGCATTGGTAGATGCTGGGCGGATTAATCCGGACAAGGCTTCTACATTGTCTGAATCCTATGAGTTTTATCGGATCATTGAACATCGCCTCCAGATGGTCAATGACCAGCAAACCCATAGCCTGCCCGATGACGAGGCCGGATTGGACCGCGTGGCCAAGCTGCATGGTTTAAACAAGGGGGCTGATTTGCTGGCGCTTCTGGAACCACGTGTCGAGGCAGTTGGCGCGATTTATGATGAGCTGATTGATTCCGATGAAAGTATAACTCTGCCACAAGCGGATCAGGCTTTGGTGGTTGCGCTGGAAAAAAGAGGCGTCGTACAAACCGGTGTTTTTATCGAGAAGATCAAACGGTGGCGTAGCGGGAAAGTTACGGCACTGAGGAGCCCCGCGGCAGTCGAATCCTTTGAGGCAGTATTGCCGGACATGATCGAGGCTATTGCCGGATCCCCGGATCCGCAACAGGCCCTTGTCCGATTGGACAGTCTGATCGATAAATTGCCCACCGCAATTAATTTCTTCCGCATGCTGGAGGCCCGTCCGGGACTTCGGGAAATGCTCAGCCGCATTTTGAGCCACGCACCGGTTCTGGCTGATGAATTATCCCGCAGGACCGAATTGTTTGAAGGGTTGATCGATACCACCGCTCTGGATTTGCCGCCATCCGTCGATGAATTGGCAGAGCAGTTTGCTCGGCGGGAAGATGGCGATGATTATCAAATGCTGCTTGACCGGGTGCGGGCGCGGGTAGGGGAGAAGCGCTTTGCCCTTGGCGCGCAGCTTATAGAATCTCGCCACGATCCGCTGGCGATAGCCGCTGGATATGCCCGTGTCGCAGAAGCATCCATTCGTGTGTTGACCGACGCCACCATATCGGAGTTCGAAGAGGTCCATGGCAGGATCCAAGGCAGTGAAATGATAGTTCTTGCGTTGGGCCGTCTAGGCGGCGAAGCGTTGACTCACGCCTCTGACCTGGACCTTATTTTTCTGTTCACCGGAGATCACAGTGTCGAGTCTGACGGTCGGCGACCCTTGGGCGGCACGCAGTATTTTAACCGGCTCGCACAGCGTATTGTTGCAGCTCTGTCGGTACCCACTGCAGCCGGGCCGCTTTATGAAGTAGATACCCGTCTGCGTCCCTCCGGAACGCAGGGTCCAATGGCGGTTACAATAGAAAGTTTCTATAAATATCAACAAGAAAACGCCTGGACCTGGGAGCATATGGCACTAACCAGAGCGCGCCCTGTCTATGGTAGCACAAATGCCTGCGATCAATTGCAGGATCAGATCATAACCATTTTACAGAAAGAGCGAGAACCGGAAACGTTGCGTAAAGCCGTCCGCAAGATGCGGCTGGATATTGTCGAGCACAAACCACCCAAAGGACCGTTAGACACAAAGCTTATGGAGGGCGGTCTGGTGGATTGGGAATTTATCATACACTTCCTTCAGCTCAAAACCGGTGATGCCCTGCACCCGCAATTGGGATTGGCTGCCCGCGGGTTGGCAGGTGGCGGACATTTGAACGAGAATATGATTGCAGCCCATGAACTGATGACCCGCTTGCTGGTGGCGTTGCGATTAATGTCACCGACCTGCGATTATCCGCCCGATTCAAGCCGAGAGCTGATCGCCAAATCGGCGGGTCAGGAAAACTGGGATGCCCTTTTGAACGGCTATGATGCGGCCCGGCAATGCGTTATTGAAGAATGGAATCGGCACTTGCGGCCGGACCCTCATGAAATACTAGGAGACATAATATGA
- the tgt gene encoding tRNA guanosine(34) transglycosylase Tgt, translating into MMAERFSFSIAATDGKARIGKISMQRGDIRTPAFMPVGTAATVKAMKPETVRATGADIILGNTYHLMLRPGAERVAKLGGLHRFMNWERPILTDSGGYQVMSLSDLTKMSEDGVEFQSHLDGSRHMLTPERSMEIQRLLGSDIVMAFDECTKNGATREEAMLSMERSMRWAKRSRDGFDSGEEHAVKAALFGIQQGSLDKEIRASSAEALIEIGFDGYAIGGLAVGEGQEAMFDVLDYAPDQLPADKPRYLMGVGKPDDLVGAVERGVDMFDCVLPSRSGRNGQAFTATGPINIRNAKFAEDLEPLDTDCSCSVCQTYSRAYLHHLIRSKEILGAMLMTEHNIAFYQSLMAGMREAISAGSFATFASNFRGKYLG; encoded by the coding sequence TTGATGGCTGAGCGTTTTTCTTTTTCGATTGCCGCAACCGACGGCAAGGCGCGCATCGGGAAAATTAGTATGCAGCGCGGGGACATTCGTACACCCGCATTCATGCCGGTTGGAACGGCAGCAACAGTTAAGGCAATGAAACCCGAAACGGTGCGCGCAACCGGGGCGGATATCATTTTGGGAAACACCTATCACCTGATGCTTCGTCCCGGAGCAGAGCGTGTTGCAAAGCTTGGCGGTCTCCATAGATTCATGAACTGGGAACGGCCGATACTGACGGATAGTGGCGGCTATCAGGTAATGAGCCTGTCAGACCTTACCAAGATGAGTGAGGATGGGGTTGAATTTCAAAGCCATCTTGATGGATCGCGGCATATGCTGACGCCAGAACGGTCGATGGAAATCCAACGTCTGCTCGGCAGTGATATTGTTATGGCCTTTGATGAATGCACCAAAAATGGTGCAACCCGGGAAGAAGCGATGCTGTCCATGGAACGATCCATGCGCTGGGCCAAACGATCACGTGATGGTTTCGATAGCGGCGAAGAGCATGCTGTAAAGGCCGCTCTTTTCGGTATTCAACAAGGATCTCTGGACAAGGAGATCCGTGCTTCTTCAGCAGAGGCGTTAATCGAGATTGGTTTTGATGGTTACGCCATTGGCGGATTGGCAGTGGGCGAGGGCCAAGAAGCGATGTTTGACGTGCTCGATTACGCCCCAGATCAATTGCCTGCCGACAAGCCGCGCTATCTTATGGGTGTCGGTAAACCCGATGATCTGGTTGGCGCGGTAGAGCGTGGAGTGGATATGTTCGATTGCGTGCTGCCTAGTCGGTCGGGCCGTAATGGTCAGGCCTTCACCGCCACGGGGCCAATCAATATCCGCAATGCTAAATTTGCCGAAGATCTGGAGCCTCTCGATACGGACTGTTCCTGTTCGGTTTGCCAGACCTATAGCCGCGCCTATCTGCATCACTTGATCCGATCGAAGGAAATATTGGGCGCCATGTTAATGACAGAGCATAATATTGCTTTTTATCAGTCGCTTATGGCTGGAATGCGTGAGGCTATTTCAGCGGGTTCTTTTGCAACCTTTGCCAGCAACTTCCGTGGGAAATATCTTGGATAA
- a CDS encoding BufA1 family periplasmic bufferin-type metallophore, giving the protein MTKTMKLGSAATALIAAAALSACSGGAGEATEGAEASGEEATEVAAAEKEKCFGIAKAGENDCAAGEGTSCAGTSVVDYQGNAWKYTEAGECEPQGGSLTEVADNDAPVPVAAEG; this is encoded by the coding sequence ATGACGAAGACAATGAAATTAGGTTCAGCAGCAACCGCGCTGATCGCCGCAGCAGCCCTTTCCGCCTGTTCCGGTGGTGCCGGTGAAGCAACCGAAGGCGCTGAAGCCAGCGGCGAAGAAGCGACCGAAGTTGCCGCTGCTGAAAAAGAAAAATGTTTTGGCATCGCCAAAGCGGGCGAAAATGATTGCGCCGCTGGCGAAGGCACAAGCTGCGCCGGTACATCGGTTGTAGATTATCAAGGCAATGCCTGGAAATATACCGAAGCGGGCGAATGTGAGCCACAGGGCGGTTCACTGACCGAAGTGGCTGACAATGATGCGCCAGTGCCAGTAGCTGCTGAAGGCTAA
- the queA gene encoding tRNA preQ1(34) S-adenosylmethionine ribosyltransferase-isomerase QueA, protein MRVDLFDFALPQENIALRPAVPRDSARMLGVAGSGQLSDHIVKDLPKLLSKNDILVFNDTKVIPAQLEGRRGEAKIGATLHKRVDLRRWQAFIRNAKRLKIDDHIDFGQEVVARAEEKYADGSFLLHFLGDEPVEVLLGRAGTMPLPPYIASKREIDERDAEDYQTMFAREKGAVAAPTAALHFTDALIAALDDAGVGRETLTLHVGAGTFLPVKVDETDEHQMHSEWGRIEPDVADRLNQARQNGGRVIAVGTTSLRLLESATGTDGIIQPFEGDTDIFITPGYQFRAIDGLMTNFHLPKSTLFMLVSALMGLETMQGAYAHAIEEGYRFYSYGDSSLLLP, encoded by the coding sequence ATGCGCGTCGATCTTTTTGACTTTGCGCTGCCGCAAGAGAATATCGCGCTAAGGCCCGCTGTGCCGCGAGATAGTGCCCGCATGCTCGGCGTTGCCGGGTCTGGGCAGCTGTCCGATCATATTGTTAAAGATCTTCCGAAGCTGCTGTCGAAGAATGACATATTGGTTTTCAACGACACCAAAGTGATTCCAGCACAGTTGGAGGGGCGTCGCGGAGAGGCCAAAATTGGTGCTACATTGCACAAACGTGTCGACCTTAGACGTTGGCAGGCGTTTATTCGTAACGCAAAAAGGCTGAAAATTGATGATCACATAGATTTTGGTCAAGAGGTCGTTGCCCGAGCCGAAGAAAAATATGCGGACGGCAGCTTCTTGCTCCATTTTCTTGGCGACGAGCCGGTTGAAGTTCTGTTGGGAAGAGCCGGTACCATGCCGCTTCCGCCTTATATTGCCAGCAAGCGTGAAATCGACGAACGCGATGCGGAAGACTATCAGACGATGTTTGCGCGGGAAAAGGGTGCCGTGGCTGCGCCAACAGCGGCGTTACATTTTACCGACGCGTTGATAGCTGCTTTGGATGATGCCGGCGTTGGCCGAGAGACCTTAACCCTTCATGTCGGTGCAGGAACATTTCTGCCGGTGAAGGTGGACGAGACCGATGAGCATCAAATGCACAGCGAATGGGGCAGGATTGAACCGGATGTCGCGGATCGTCTCAATCAGGCACGCCAAAATGGTGGTCGTGTTATTGCCGTTGGTACGACAAGTTTGCGCCTGTTGGAAAGCGCAACCGGAACCGATGGCATTATCCAGCCATTTGAGGGCGATACGGATATTTTTATAACGCCGGGATATCAGTTTCGCGCAATTGATGGCCTGATGACCAATTTTCATTTGCCCAAATCGACATTGTTCATGCTGGTCAGCGCGCTAATGGGGTTGGAGACAATGCAAGGGGCCTATGCCCATGCAATTGAAGAGGGCTATCGGTTTTATAGCTATGGTGATTCCAGTCTGCTGTTACCCTAA